The DNA region AGGGCTTTACAAAGCATCAGTGAATTTATTTGAAAATTGTTTTTATACGTATTCTTTAGTTAAAGTAACTACATCAAAAAAAATAATTATACCATCAATTATGTTATTATTTATGGTTGCATTTTCTTATTATGGCTTTAAAGAAGTTCCATTTGCATTATCAGTTTTACAAGCTTTATTTTCTGCTAACATTTTAGGGTTATTAATTAAGCATCTCATTTTGTTAAATAGTTTGTCAATCATTCAAGATTATTGGATTACTTTATTTCAACACGAAGATTTAAAAGAAAATACTTTTAAGTATCAGCCCTCCATTTATCGTTATTGGTTACAATATGAAACTTTACATAGTAAGATTAATGCGGGCATACCCGAAAAAGTTTTTAAAAAATTAAATCCATTACTTACAGAAGAATGGAATAAATTAAAAGTAAAATATAATATAAGTTAGCTGATATAACACTTTTAACTAACTTTCAATTTTCTATTAATCCTCAAATGTTTTTTCAAAATATGATTTTATAAAAAATTCAATAAATGCAAACAAAAGAAAAACTCGACAATAAAGCTGACGAAATTTGGAAATCGGCAATTAAATTAAGAGGTAAATTTAAAGCGTATGAATTTCAAACGTAGTGCTTCCAGTTATTATGCTTCGTAGGATTGAATGTGTATTGGAAGAAATGCGAGAAAAAACAAAAGCGGAATTGTTACCTGAATACAAAGAATTTCAAATAAAAGACGATGATAATGTTGATGTAAAAAAGAAAAAAACACAAGGACTTGAAAAGTTAATGAAAGAAATTGAAATAGATGATTATCCTTTCAACAATAAAACTCACTGGACTATTCGTAAAATTATTGATGACAACGTAAGCCGAATTGAAAAAAACTTTCGTGATTATATAAATGGATTTTCGGCAAACATTGAGGAAATTATTGATAAGTTTGAATTTGCTGCAACTATCGGAGCAATGGATAAGAACGATGCACTTGAGCCAATTTTACGACAATATTCCAACGAACCATTCGGTCCTAAAGATTTAACTAATCTTGAAATGGGTTATATTTATGAAGAATTGCTTCGTAAATTTTCTGAACAAAGCGGAGAAGAAGCAGGAGAACATTTTACGCCTAGAGAAGTTATTCGTTTAATGGTGGAACTATTGAATATACGGCTTAACCCTAAAGATAAGAATAAAGCAATTAGCATTTATGACCCTGCTTGTGGAACCGGAGGAATGCTTTCGGTTGCCAAAGAATATTTGCTTGACAAAGCTACTACCGATAAAGAGAGAAACCTAATACAAACAGTTGTTGAGCTTTACGGACAGGAAAAGCAATCTAAAAATTACGCAATCTGCAAAGCTGACATGCTTATTAAAGAAGAAGATGCCGAGCGTATTACTCATGGAAATTCATTAGTGCCGGATGAAGAAGGATTTAAAGAACGAGGTGATTTGCACGCAGGAAAAAGTTTTGATTACATGCTCAGCAATCCGCCTTTTGGTGTTAATTGGGGCGATTATGCTGCAAGAGTTAAAAAACTTTCATACACTCGTTATAAAGGACAGTTCCCGACTGTTAAAGACGGTGCATTACTTTTTTTAATGAGTATGATTGAAAAAATAAAAGAGCCGAAAGAAGGAGGCAGCAAAATAGCAATTATATTTAATGGCTCTCCTTTAAGCAATGGCGATGCGTTGAGTGGAGAAAGTGAAATTCGTAAATATATTCTCGAAAATTATTTATTGGATTGTATTGTAATGCTTCCTGACCAATTGTTTTACAATACCGGCATTTATACTTATGTATGGATTCTTAACAATAACAAGCCAAAAGAGAAAAAAGAAAAAGTGCTTATTATAAATGCTCGTGAACAATTTAGCGATGAGCCAAAAAGCATGGGACAAAAGCGACACCGACTTGAAGTGAAGCACCGACAATGGATTGAGCAACAATATAACGAATGGAAACAAAACGATTTTTGCAAAATATTCAATTATCACGATTTTGCTTTTCATAAAGTTCAGGTAGTATTTTGGCAAACCGATGAAAACGACCAAACAATGAGCATTACAGAAAAGTTTGCAACTAAACTTAATAATAAAAATGTAAATGATAAAGTTGCTTTCTTTGGTGGTGAAGCTGAATTTGAATTTACTGTTGATAGTAAAAAAATAAATTTTAAATTAACTGCTAAAGATAAATTTGAAACAGTTTTTGCAAATCACTTAAAGCAACAATTTTCTAAAGAAACAGCAGAAATTAAAACTGCTGATATTTTTAAATGGTGGCAAATAAATTACGAAACAAAAACAGAATGCGTTTACACACACCGCCATTATATTACCGACTTTGAATATATTCCATTTGATGAAAACATTGAAGAATTTATAAAACGTGAAATCGACAAGCCGATTATTTATATTGATAATAATCCAAGCGTAGGTTACGAAATACTTCCGAATAAATATTTCTTTAAATATGTAGCACCGCCAAAAGCAGAAGACGTATTGCAGGAGTTTTGGAAATTGGAAAAACAAGCTGAAAATATCATTAATCAATTAGAAGGAAAACATGCAACAGTATAGCACCTATAAGCCAAGTGGAATAGAGTGGCTGGGTGATGTGCCAAGCCATTGGAAGATTGTGAGAATTAAAGACCTGCTAAAAGATTTTGGAGGTGATGGTTTTCCTATTGAAAAACAAGGTAAAAAGGAAGGTGATTTTCCATTTTTAAAAGTTAGTGATATTAATGGTAAGGATGATTTTGTTTCTACTGCAAATAATTATATTGATGAAAAAGAATTGAAGCAAAATGGCTGGAAAATAATCCCTGTTTTTTCAATGATAACAGCTAAAGTTGGAGAGGCACTAAAGAAAAATCATAGAAAAATAAATTTAGTTGATTGTTGCATTGATAACAATATGATGGGCTTGGTAATTGATGATAATAAGAAATTAGGAATGAAATATTTTTTCTACTTATCAAAGGAAATTGATTTTGATTTTTTTGAAAAACCAGGAACAGTACCTTCGTTAAATATGGTTTTGTTTAGGCATTATAAGATTCCGCAACCACTTTTCAATGAGCAAACCGCCATTGCTTCATATTTAGACCAAGCCACAGCTAATATTGACAAAGTAATTGCTACAAAACAACAACAATTAGAAAAATTAGAACGATATAAAAAAAGCAAAATACACGAATGCGTTACAAAAGGTTTAAATCCGAATATTAAATTTAAAGATAGCGGTATTGAATGGATTGGAGTGATACCGGAACGTTGGAAGGTTGAAAGAATCAAAGATGTTGTTGAATTGAGAAACATAAAAACATCCGAAAAATCTGAAGAAAAAGATTACATTGAATTGGAAGATATAGAACAAGGCACAGGTAGAATTATTGGATTTAGAGACACAACAGAAGTTTCAAGTGATGTAACAATTTTTAAAAAAGGAGATGTTCTCTTTGGTAAGTTGAGACCTTATCTTGCAAAATATTGGTTAGCTGATAGAGATGGAAAATGCACAGGTGAAATTATTTCATTCAACTGTTTGAAAATTTATAATGCCTTTTTTAAATACTTTATTGGTTCGCCTAAATTTATTGAAATCTGCACTGCTGTTTCTTATGGTGCAAAAATGCCAAGAGTTGATTGGACAAGACAGATTGCCTATTTCTACATTGCTTTCCCAAACATAAAAGAACAAAAAGAAATAGCAGAATATTTAGATAATTTTTGCACAAATATTACAAACGAAAAAAACATTATAGAAAAACAGATAACTTGTTTGCAACAATATCGTAAAAGTTTAATTCACGAGTGTGTAACAGGTAAAAGAAAAGTTATATGACAGAAGAAGTTTTCCATAATCATATTTGCGAATATCTGAAAACAAATTTCGGTTATAGAACTTTGTCTGCAACCGATATTGCTGATAAAGAGTTTTTTTTTATTGAAAATCATTTAACGGAATTTATTCAAACAACACAACCTGAAACATGGAAAATATTGAATGATGAGTATTTTGGAAGTGATACCGGCAGACAAATTATTAAAACAATAAAAGAAGAATTACAGGTTAGTCCGCTTTGGTTGGTTATTAGAAATGGAATAAGTTTAAAAGGTAAAAAGATTTATTTATACACACCACGTCCAAGAAGCAATAACAGTGCGGAACAAATGCAATGTTATAAATCAAATATTTTTGCTTTAAAAAAAGAATTTTATTTTGCCGATAATACAAACGAAGCAATTGATTTGGTTTTATACCTTAACGGATTGCCAATTATAACAACAGAATTAAAACATCATGGCGAAACCGGTGAAGCAAGCACTTATGAAGATGCAATAATTCAATACATAGAAAGGCGACATGAGATTTCAAAAATATTTTCACTTCCGTTTGCTCATTTTGCAGCCGATACAGATGAAGTAAGAGTGGCAACAAATCCGACAAATGAAGAAAATTTTCAGCCATTCAATACAGGATTGGAAAACAAAGAAAACCCCGAAATTCCAAAAGAGGAATATCCTGTTTGGCATTTGTACGGACAGGCATTTTCTCCTGAATACATAAGTGATTTTATAGAATACTTTTTGATTTATGTTTCTGCAAATGCAAAAAAACAAAAACCTGCATTTACAATAATGCCACGATTCCACCAGTTGCGAAGCACAAGAAATTTAACAAGTGATTTGTTGGAATATGCCGAAACACACGATGTTTTAGGTAAAAAATATTTAATCAATCATAGTCCCGGTTCAGGAAAAACTCTTACAATAAGTTGGATGGCTGAACGCCTTGACAGCTTGCATAAAGCTACTACAAATGAAAAAGTAATTGATATTGTTTTTATTCTTACTGACAGAAAAAGTTTAGACACTAATGTAAAAGATGATTTAGAAAAATTTGTTCATTTGCATCGCAAAATGGTATTTACCAGCAAAGCAAGCGAAGTATTACAACATATCAAAAGCAGGACAAATATTATTGTTACAACAATTCAGAAATTCAACTATGTTCAAAAGGAATTGAAAGAAGATGAAAGTTTGAAAAAATTAAAAGTTGCTTTTTTAATTGATGAAGCACATCGGAGCCAAGGAGGGAAAATGGGTAAAAATGTGCGGACTACTTTTGCAAATGAGAGCATTGAAAGCGAAGAAGAACAAACCTTTGAAGACGAAGCAGAAGAAATATTCAAACAACTGGACATTAGTCGTCAGGTTTATATTGCATTTACAGCCACTCCGGTAGATAAAACACTTAAACTTTTTGGAACTCCATTTGATATTTACACCGAAGATGAAGCTATAAAGGAAGGTTATATTTTAGACGTTTCAGACAATATCATTTCATATAAAACACTTTATCATTTAAACACTACTTGGGTAAAACCTGATGATAAACTATATCCCGAAGGAATTATAACAAAGTTGCTTCGTGATATTGCTTACGAAGATGAAAGTATAATTGAATATAAATCAACTGTAATTATTGAGCATTTTGAAAAAGAAGTGAAAAAATTATTAGAAGGCAAAGCAAAAGTAATGGTTGTGGCAACTTCAAGACAAGCCGGATATAATTACTATTTAGCTTTGAAAACAATAATTGATAGAAGAAAACTCGGCTATAAAGCATTATTTGCTTTCACTGATTTTATTGATAAAGTGAGTAAGATGCCTTTAACAGAAGCAAATGTAAATGATATTAAAATAACAGACGAAACACCAATTGAAAAATATTTTGAGAAAGATGAATATAGAATTTTGATTGTTGCAAATAAGTTTCAACAGGGCTTTGATGAGCCCTTGCTGTGTGCAATGTATTTAGATAAAATTGTAAAAGGAATAAATGCTGTACAAACAATTTCGAGATTAAACAGAAAATATCAGGGTAAAAATAAAACAACAGTTATAGATTTTACAAATAATGCAAAAGAAATTTTTGAAGCATTCAGTAAATATCGAAAAGGAGCAAAAGTAAGAGCAACCGAACCTGACCCTGATGAATTGCAAAATCTGTATGCTGAAATAATGAGTTATAATGTTTTTACTCAAGACATGATTTCTCAATATATTGAAACGGCAAAAGAAAGAAACGATTCTGTTTTTGCTGCAATGTCTTTAGCATTTCGTTTGCAATTTGAGAAAACTATAACAGACAAAGAAGAAAGAAAAAAATATGTAAATCTGCTTTTAAAATATGTAAAGAAATATAACTTTTTTGCTCAATTCATTGAAATACCCGAAACACTTGTAATGTTTGCAATTTTTGCTGATTTGGTGGCAGGTAAATTATTTAAGTTGGGTGCAGTAAGCACTTTGAAAAAATCACTTGAGAGTGTAACAGTTGAAAAAATAGCATTAAAATATATCGGAAAAAAAATAAATCCGAATATTATTAAAGAACCCAGAGAGGGAAAGCACAAAAATATTGTTCCGCCTAAAGCAACAATTGATGATGTAATTGAAGAAATTCGCAGGATATTTAAAATAGAAGAAGGAGACGAAATAATAATAAAAGAAATTTTTGCAGAAACAATGCAGAATAATGACTTGATTAATTTAATATTTTCAAATAAGGAGAATACTGATTTTTTACAATTGATAATTGCTAAACAATTACGACAACAAATAATTGATAATTACAAAAAGAAAGGAATGTTGCGTAAAACCCGTGAACCACAATATAAAGATAATGGTGGTATTTTTGATTTATTAGTTCAGAATATTATAAGACATGCGATTTATAAAACAAGCAATAATTAATTTTCAAAAATAAATTCTAACTCTGAAATATGAAAATAGTAAATAAAATATTGATTTAATTGAAATTAAAAAATAATTGAAAATTGTCATTCATATTAAAAAAATACTTTCTTTTGTATAATAAAAACACTAATGTCTCAATTTGATTTCATAAAAGATATTGCTAAATTCGGTCTTGAAAATGACCAAGAGAGGTTATTGCTTGTTCTTAATGAATTAATTGACTATTCAAAAAAAACAAAAAAAACTAATTTCGCAATTCAATTACAATCAATACTAAAAGAAGCAATAAGAAATCAACAAACAAGTGGATTAGCAATTGTTGGAAGCGAGAAACACTTATTGAGAGAAGAAGACAAAGAAATTAATGAATTTATTATTGAGAAAATTACATCTGACTATCGTTTTGAGAATCTTGTATGCTCCGAAAAAGTAAAAAATGATTTAGAATTTTTTGTAAAAGAACAAAGAACAGTTGAAGTTTTAAGGAAATTTGACCTACCTATTTCTAATAAAATTCTGTTTCATGGACCTCCCGGTTGCGGAAAGACACTTGCTTCTTATGTACTGGCGGGTGAATTGGAAAAAATAATGTACGTTATCAATCTTGGTGCAATTGTTTCTTCAAAACTTGGTGAATCTCGCAAAAATTTTTAAACGTGCTGCAACCGAAGAATGTATTATCTTTATTGATGAATTTGATTCTCTTGGAAAAGTTAGAGATTACAATCAGGACCATGGAGAAATGAAAAGAGTTGTAAATACGATATTACAGCTCTTTGACTATTTACCACAAGAAAGTATTATTATTTCTGCAACCAATCAAATTAACATAGTTGACCCAGCACTTTTAAGAAGATTTGATGTCAGAATACATTTAGATATTCCCAATAAAAGCCAAATTAAAGAACTTATTAATAAAACATTAAAGTCAGGATTGTTTACTTATGATGAGAAAAAACTCCCATTTATAATTGGAAAATGCTTAGGATTATCCTATTATGCAATCCAAAAAGCTCTTATAACCACAATAAAACGTAGTATTTTAGATAACATTGAATTAAATTCAAATAAAATAAAGATAAATACTACTCTTTGGATTGAATTAATAGATAAAGAAAAGCAAAACTTTAGTTTAAAGAAATAAATTAAATACTATTTTCAAGTTCAATTTCTTGCTCAATTGTTCCTATAACTTCTACTGTATTTATTGCCGATAATTCATTGTACAAACGTCCTGAAAGTATGTTATTAATGGGTTTCTCTTTAATATTTATAATCATAGAAAATTTATTCGTTTTATTTTTATATTCTGATAATTGAATTGAATTTAAAAGTTTATGGAATTTAGAATTTATAGCAATTTTTATTTGATTATTTTCATTTATTAAACTATTTGGAGTTATTGAAAAAGATATTTTTTGAGTATTGCTAAGAAGCTTTCCTTTAAAATAATAATCTTCTGCCCAAGAAGTACAGAATTTTGTTTCTGCTAATTTACTTCCATTTATTGAATCTAAAGGCAAATTCCTAAAAAAACCAAATGTTATATGTATTGGGCAATATGTCAAATGACTATTTTTAACTGGAAGAAACTTAAAACTTAATGTTGCTGAAACTTCTAAAATTGACCTTTTTGTTATAATTTTATTCAGATAATCTGGGATTTTTAGTGAATATGCTTTGATAGTTTCAGGTTGTATTTCGTCCTCAAGTATTAATGTAACCTCGTTATCCGTAGAGTTTAAACATTTAAAGGTATCAGGTAAACCGTTACCTATAAGATGACGTAACGTGTTGTCCGATAAACTTTTAAAAACATCAGGTTTTACAAAGCTTCCCCATGGTCTTTGTGCAGAATTAATTATTAATGCTTTAATAGTTTGCATGTTTAACTTTGGGTATTTATATAAAATTTTAGCAGCTATATTAGCTACTAACGGAGCAGAATAACTTGTTCCAATATTTTTAACAAAACTCAAATTACTTTTTGAAGATAACACTGTCAAAGCAGGTTCTTTATCTACATATAAGTTATCATCACAATCCCCACCATAATGAACAACATCTGGTTTAAAAAGCTTGTTGTTTTTTTGAGTTGAAGTAAGCATATCAGCATCATAATTCAAGTTAAATTTTCGTGTATATATAGCAGGCAATTCTTTTGCTGGTGTTATCCCATTAAGTTTATTATTTTCAAAGTTATCAGCAATAGCACCAATTGTTATATTATTCATTGATTCAGATGGAACGCAAATATTAGCTGTCTCGTTAATAAAATGGCTTGGGTATTTAACAATAGTAGAACGGTTATTATTAAACTCTGTCAAATCATTAATATTACCTGTAGAAATAAAAATTAATATATCTAACTCATAAGTTAATCTGTCAATCAAATAAGCGTATTCCGAAATAGCTTCATTGTCTTTCTTGTGTTTTTCGTTGCATATTGTTAAAACAAAAATTTTAACATTGTGTTCTTCGTATGCTTTTTTTATTAAACGAACTATTTCAAAATACGAAATATTTCCATGCTTGTTATCTAAAACTTTTATAGAAAGAACCTTTGCGTCAGCATGAAATATTTTTTCTTCACTTAAATAAAAAGCCGAACCCAAAACAGCAAGATTCGCAACAGATGTTCCATGATCCGTGTTATCTTCTAAAGCGCTTGTACCAGTTAAATCAAATTGATTATCTTTATTTATAATTAATTGCTTTAAAGAAGAAACAGGACTAATACCAGTATCAATTATTCCAATGATTGGAATTTCTTTTTTTATTTTTATTTCATATCCAATACTTCTACCTGGCAGATTATAAGTACTCGGTTTAATTATCCCTGCTTTAAATGAATTTACTTTATGAATAATATCAAAATTATCTGCAATAAACTTGATTGTTTCTATATCAGTATTAACAACCTCAAGAGAATTACTAAACTTGTCGTATTTATATGAAATATTTTTTTGCTTTAAAAATAGAATTAAATTGTCTTCAATTGGTTTAATATGTGATTGAAAAATGTCAGGATTATCAACTAAGTTCAAATATGTTAATTCTTTTTTTTCATTAATAGTTAAGATTTTTTCTGACGTTAGAAATTCAAATTCCTTAATGTATTTAATAATATTTTTAAATAATTCGGTTTTAATATTTGGATTTTCTGTATTTGTAAAATTTAAAATCTCTTTTTTAAAAACTTCAAATTTTTGAGTATCCGATATTGCAAATAACACTTTTTCGTTGTAAAGCTCATATTTTACGGGACTTAAACCATAATAAAGTAAATATTTGTTTTCTAAATCAGGAGTAAAATATTCAAAAAATGTAATTTCAATATAATCTATATGAATA from Bacteroidales bacterium includes:
- a CDS encoding N-6 DNA methylase → MREKTKAELLPEYKEFQIKDDDNVDVKKKKTQGLEKLMKEIEIDDYPFNNKTHWTIRKIIDDNVSRIEKNFRDYINGFSANIEEIIDKFEFAATIGAMDKNDALEPILRQYSNEPFGPKDLTNLEMGYIYEELLRKFSEQSGEEAGEHFTPREVIRLMVELLNIRLNPKDKNKAISIYDPACGTGGMLSVAKEYLLDKATTDKERNLIQTVVELYGQEKQSKNYAICKADMLIKEEDAERITHGNSLVPDEEGFKERGDLHAGKSFDYMLSNPPFGVNWGDYAARVKKLSYTRYKGQFPTVKDGALLFLMSMIEKIKEPKEGGSKIAIIFNGSPLSNGDALSGESEIRKYILENYLLDCIVMLPDQLFYNTGIYTYVWILNNNKPKEKKEKVLIINAREQFSDEPKSMGQKRHRLEVKHRQWIEQQYNEWKQNDFCKIFNYHDFAFHKVQVVFWQTDENDQTMSITEKFATKLNNKNVNDKVAFFGGEAEFEFTVDSKKINFKLTAKDKFETVFANHLKQQFSKETAEIKTADIFKWWQINYETKTECVYTHRHYITDFEYIPFDENIEEFIKREIDKPIIYIDNNPSVGYEILPNKYFFKYVAPPKAEDVLQEFWKLEKQAENIINQLEGKHATV
- a CDS encoding restriction endonuclease subunit S — its product is MQQYSTYKPSGIEWLGDVPSHWKIVRIKDLLKDFGGDGFPIEKQGKKEGDFPFLKVSDINGKDDFVSTANNYIDEKELKQNGWKIIPVFSMITAKVGEALKKNHRKINLVDCCIDNNMMGLVIDDNKKLGMKYFFYLSKEIDFDFFEKPGTVPSLNMVLFRHYKIPQPLFNEQTAIASYLDQATANIDKVIATKQQQLEKLERYKKSKIHECVTKGLNPNIKFKDSGIEWIGVIPERWKVERIKDVVELRNIKTSEKSEEKDYIELEDIEQGTGRIIGFRDTTEVSSDVTIFKKGDVLFGKLRPYLAKYWLADRDGKCTGEIISFNCLKIYNAFFKYFIGSPKFIEICTAVSYGAKMPRVDWTRQIAYFYIAFPNIKEQKEIAEYLDNFCTNITNEKNIIEKQITCLQQYRKSLIHECVTGKRKVI
- a CDS encoding DEAD/DEAH box helicase family protein; its protein translation is MTEEVFHNHICEYLKTNFGYRTLSATDIADKEFFFIENHLTEFIQTTQPETWKILNDEYFGSDTGRQIIKTIKEELQVSPLWLVIRNGISLKGKKIYLYTPRPRSNNSAEQMQCYKSNIFALKKEFYFADNTNEAIDLVLYLNGLPIITTELKHHGETGEASTYEDAIIQYIERRHEISKIFSLPFAHFAADTDEVRVATNPTNEENFQPFNTGLENKENPEIPKEEYPVWHLYGQAFSPEYISDFIEYFLIYVSANAKKQKPAFTIMPRFHQLRSTRNLTSDLLEYAETHDVLGKKYLINHSPGSGKTLTISWMAERLDSLHKATTNEKVIDIVFILTDRKSLDTNVKDDLEKFVHLHRKMVFTSKASEVLQHIKSRTNIIVTTIQKFNYVQKELKEDESLKKLKVAFLIDEAHRSQGGKMGKNVRTTFANESIESEEEQTFEDEAEEIFKQLDISRQVYIAFTATPVDKTLKLFGTPFDIYTEDEAIKEGYILDVSDNIISYKTLYHLNTTWVKPDDKLYPEGIITKLLRDIAYEDESIIEYKSTVIIEHFEKEVKKLLEGKAKVMVVATSRQAGYNYYLALKTIIDRRKLGYKALFAFTDFIDKVSKMPLTEANVNDIKITDETPIEKYFEKDEYRILIVANKFQQGFDEPLLCAMYLDKIVKGINAVQTISRLNRKYQGKNKTTVIDFTNNAKEIFEAFSKYRKGAKVRATEPDPDELQNLYAEIMSYNVFTQDMISQYIETAKERNDSVFAAMSLAFRLQFEKTITDKEERKKYVNLLLKYVKKYNFFAQFIEIPETLVMFAIFADLVAGKLFKLGAVSTLKKSLESVTVEKIALKYIGKKINPNIIKEPREGKHKNIVPPKATIDDVIEEIRRIFKIEEGDEIIIKEIFAETMQNNDLINLIFSNKENTDFLQLIIAKQLRQQIIDNYKKKGMLRKTREPQYKDNGGIFDLLVQNIIRHAIYKTSNN
- a CDS encoding S8 family serine peptidase is translated as MANPKIYSHLFFKNIVEGVKIYKQPQRYIPPIEESEKDYNPMQTTFKSCLNKFTKKQNERYHKRDIKLNIPIHIDYIEITFFEYFTPDLENKYLLYYGLSPVKYELYNEKVLFAISDTQKFEVFKKEILNFTNTENPNIKTELFKNIIKYIKEFEFLTSEKILTINEKKELTYLNLVDNPDIFQSHIKPIEDNLILFLKQKNISYKYDKFSNSLEVVNTDIETIKFIADNFDIIHKVNSFKAGIIKPSTYNLPGRSIGYEIKIKKEIPIIGIIDTGISPVSSLKQLIINKDNQFDLTGTSALEDNTDHGTSVANLAVLGSAFYLSEEKIFHADAKVLSIKVLDNKHGNISYFEIVRLIKKAYEEHNVKIFVLTICNEKHKKDNEAISEYAYLIDRLTYELDILIFISTGNINDLTEFNNNRSTIVKYPSHFINETANICVPSESMNNITIGAIADNFENNKLNGITPAKELPAIYTRKFNLNYDADMLTSTQKNNKLFKPDVVHYGGDCDDNLYVDKEPALTVLSSKSNLSFVKNIGTSYSAPLVANIAAKILYKYPKLNMQTIKALIINSAQRPWGSFVKPDVFKSLSDNTLRHLIGNGLPDTFKCLNSTDNEVTLILEDEIQPETIKAYSLKIPDYLNKIITKRSILEVSATLSFKFLPVKNSHLTYCPIHITFGFFRNLPLDSINGSKLAETKFCTSWAEDYYFKGKLLSNTQKISFSITPNSLINENNQIKIAINSKFHKLLNSIQLSEYKNKTNKFSMIINIKEKPINNILSGRLYNELSAINTVEVIGTIEQEIELENSI